In one Streptomyces venezuelae genomic region, the following are encoded:
- a CDS encoding winged helix-turn-helix domain-containing protein: MVVSTEHAAVNGRKRAQRSHREVADVLRDRIRTGSLRPGQRMPTQAELADEFGVERGAVREALRILHREHLLSNVSKGSPATVADAAERASAGPGEVRPQPTMVGLAPRIAAAFDVPHVEIDALCLTSISLTMAIGEPLRQIHAGRRKPAKVDVRVLLPSRDIDLAFPAPVDGGDLQGDRVHRRWLDQRNAQGQVLRHNLLALRSSHGIDVSVQFRALPFTPPVKLYLINGTEALFAYYTLTKRDEEIGKESLEMYDAQGTQSMLFPFKEGDGLRDTTFVEQSHLWFNALWNTISQDLELAAG; the protein is encoded by the coding sequence TTGGTTGTGAGCACCGAACACGCCGCCGTCAACGGGCGCAAGCGAGCGCAGCGGAGCCACCGAGAGGTTGCCGACGTGCTGCGCGACCGGATCAGAACCGGGTCGCTGCGGCCCGGCCAGCGCATGCCGACGCAGGCCGAGCTGGCCGACGAGTTCGGCGTGGAACGGGGAGCCGTGCGGGAAGCGCTGCGCATCCTGCACCGTGAGCATCTGCTGTCCAACGTGTCCAAGGGGAGCCCCGCCACGGTCGCGGACGCCGCGGAGCGTGCTTCGGCCGGTCCCGGCGAGGTGCGGCCGCAGCCCACGATGGTCGGCCTCGCCCCGCGGATCGCCGCCGCCTTCGACGTGCCGCACGTGGAGATAGACGCCCTCTGTCTCACGTCCATCTCGCTCACCATGGCCATCGGTGAACCGCTGCGCCAGATCCACGCGGGACGGCGTAAACCGGCCAAGGTCGACGTCCGGGTGCTGCTGCCCAGCCGCGACATCGACCTCGCCTTCCCCGCGCCGGTCGACGGCGGGGACCTCCAGGGCGACCGGGTCCACCGCCGCTGGCTCGACCAGCGCAACGCGCAGGGGCAGGTGTTGCGCCACAACCTCCTCGCGCTGCGGTCGTCGCACGGCATCGACGTATCGGTGCAGTTCCGCGCGCTGCCGTTCACGCCGCCCGTGAAGCTGTACCTGATCAACGGCACGGAGGCGCTCTTCGCCTACTACACGCTCACCAAGCGGGACGAGGAGATCGGCAAGGAGTCCCTGGAGATGTACGACGCGCAGGGCACGCAGTCGATGCTCTTCCCGTTCAAGGAGGGGGACGGGTTGCGGGACACGACGTTCGTGGAACAGTCCCATCTGTGGTTCAACGCCCTCTGGAACACGATCAGTCAGGACTTGGAGCTGGCGGCGGGCTGA